The DNA segment AGAAAGGCACGAGTCTACCTCGCTCAGCTCAGTCTAATGTAGAAGAGCATGTTTTCTCAGGACCGCACCCAGCAGGTCTTGTGGGCACACACATGCATTTCCTATACCCTGTCAATGTAGCCAACGTGGCGTGGAACATTGGTTACCAAGACGTTATCGCCTTCGGTAAGCTATTCCTAACGGGTGAACTCTACACTGACCGCGTTATCTCTGTAGCAGGCCCTGTTGTGAACAATCCTCGTTTAGTTCGTACAACTCTAGGAGCAAGCCTAGAAAATGTCACTGATAACGAGTTGATGCCAGGTGAAGTACGCGTGATTTCAGGCTCCGTACTAACAGGTACTCATGCGACAGGTCCTCATGCTTACCTTGGTCGTTATCACAACCAAATCTCTGTATTGCGCGAAGGTCGTGATAAGGAGCTATTTGGCTGGGCGATGCCAGGTAAGAACAAGTTCTCTGTAACTCGCTCTTTCCTTGGTCACCTATTTAAAGGTCAGTTGTTCAACATGACAACAACGACTAACGGTAGTGACCGTGCGATGGTTCCAATTGGCAACTACGAACGCGTAATGCCATTAGATATGGAACCGACACTGCTGCTTCGCGATCTATGTGCAGGTGATAACGACAGTGCTCAAGCACTGGGTGCACTTGAACTGGATGAAGAAGATCTAGCGTTGTGTACCTTTGTATGTCCAGGCAAATACGAATACGGTCAACTGCTTCGTGAATGTCTAGACACGATTGAGAAGGAAGGGTAATCCTCATGGCTCTTAAGAAGTTTCTTGAAGACATCGAGCATCATTTTGAACCAGGCGGCAAACACGAAAAATGGTTTGCACTTTATGAAGCGGCGGCAACGCTGTTTTACACACCTGGTCTTGTCACTAAAAAGAGCTCGCACGTACGTGATAGCGTTGACCTAAAACGCATCATGATCATGGTTTGGTTCGCCGTATTCCCAGCAATGTTCTGGGGTATGTACAACGCGGGTGGTCAAGCAATCGCTGCTTTGAATCACTTGTACGTTGGCGAACAGCTTAACGAGGTAATTGCAGGCAACTGGCATTACTGGCTAACCGAAATGCTGGGCGGGACACTCACCGCTGAGGCCGGTTGGGCGAGTAAGATGCTACTAGGTGCAACCTACTTCCTACCAATCTACGCTACGGTGTTTATCGTGGGTGGTTTCTGGGAAGTGTTGTTCTGTATGGTTCGTAAACACGAAGTGAACGAAGGCTTCTTTGTTACCTCTATCTTGTTTGCTCTCATCGTTCCACCAACGCTACCTCTATGGCAAGCAGCACTAGGTATCACCTTTGGTGTTGTTGTTGCGAAAGAGATTTTCGGTGGTACAGGCCGTAACTTCCTCAACCCAGCTCTGGCTGGTCGTGCTTTCCTATTCTTTGCTTACCCAGGTCAAATCTCGGGTGACGTCGTATGGACTGCAGCGGATGGCTTCTCGGGTGCGACAGCACTGAGCCAGTGGGCGCAAGGCGGCAACGGTGAGCTGATGAACACAGTGACTGGCGCACCGATCACTTGGATGGATGCGTTCATTGGTAACATCCCTGGTTCTATTGGTGAAGTATCAACGTTGGCATTGATTATCGGTGCTGCAATGATTGTCTACATGCGTATTGCATCGTGGCGCATTATTGCGGGCGTTATGATCGGTATGATTGCGGTATCCACGCTGTTTAACGTGATCGGCTCTGATACTAACCCTATGTTCAGCATGCCATGGCATTGGCACCTAGTTCTAGGTGGTTTCGCATTCGGTATGTTCTTTATGGCAACTGACCCAGTGTCGGCCTCATTTACTAACTCAGGTAAATGGTGGTACGGCATCTTGATTGGTGCAATGTGTGTCATGATTCGTGTTGTTAACCCAGCGTACCCTGAAGGTATGATGCTGGCGATTCTATTCGCGAACCTGTTTGCACCATTGTTCGACCACGTTGTAATCGAGAAGAACATCAAACGGAGACTAGCGCGCTATGGCAAGTAATAACGATAGCATTAAAAAGACGCTGGGCGTTGTTGTTGGACTTAGCTTAGTTTGTTCAATCATCGTATCAGCGGCAGCAGTGGGCCTGCGCAGTAAGCAACAAGCAAACGCTGTGCTAGATAAGCAGAGCAAGATTGTTGAAGTTGCAGGCATCTCAGCGGAAGGTTCAGTTCCTGAACTTTTCGCCGAGTACATCGAACCTCGCTTGGTTAACTTTGATACGGGTGAGTACGTAGAGGGTGATGCACAGGCATATGACCAGCGTAAAGCGGCAAAAGACCCTGAAACGTCTATTCGTCTAAGCTCAGACCAAGATGATGCTAAAATCCTTCGTCGCGCGAATACTGGTGTTGTTTACCTAGTGAAGTCAGAAGATGGCTTCTCTAAGGTGATTCTACCTGTCCACGGCAATGGTCTTTGGTCAATGATGTACGCATTTGTTGCAGTTGAAAGTGACGGCAACACAGTGTCGGGTATTACTTACTACGAGCAGGGCGAAACTCCTGGACTTGGTGGCGAAGTAGAAAACCCAGCATGGCGTGCTCAGTTCGTGGGTAAAAAGCTCTTTGATGAGAACCACAAACCAGCGATCCAAGTCGTGAAGGGTGGTGCACCTGCTGGCTCTGAACACGGTGTTGATGGCCTATCTGGCGCAACACTAACTGGTAACGGTGTTCAGGGTACTTTCGACTTCTGGTTAGGTGATCTGGGCTTTGGTCCTTTCCTTACCTCAGTTCGTGATGGAGGCTTGAACTAATGTCAGCAACCAAAGACATGAAACAGAACCTAGTCTCGCCAATCGTGGATAACAACCCGATTGCGCTTCAGGTTCTTGGTGTATGTTCTGCTTTGGCAGTAACGACCAAGCTTGAAACAGCATTTGTTATGACACTGGCGGTAATCTTCGTTACTGCACTGTCGAACTTCTCTGTTTCACTAATCCGTAACCACATTCCAAACAGTGTACGTATCATCGTGCAAATGGCGATCATCGCCTCTTTGGTAATCGTGGTAGACCAGGTGTTGAAAGCCTACCTGTACGATATCTCTAAACAGCTATCTGTATTCGTTGGCCTCATCATCACTAACTGTATCGTAATGGGCCGAGCTGAGGCGTATGCGATGAAGTCTGCGCCACTGCCTTCTCTTATTGACGGTATTGGCAACGGTCTAGGTTACGGTTTTGTACTCATCACAGTCGGCTTCTTCCGTGAACTATTCGGTTCAGGCAAACTATTCGGTATGGAAGTACTGCCACTTGTGAGTAATGGTGGTTGGTATCAACCAAACGGTATGATGCTACTCGCACCATCCGCTTTCTTCTTGATCGGTTTCATGATCTGGGCGATTCGTACGTTCAGACCTGAGCAAGTAGAAGCGAAGGAGTAAGGACGTTATGGAACATTACATTAGCTTATTAGTTAAATCGATTTTCATCGAAAACTTGGCTCTCTCTTTCTTCCTAGGTATGTGTACATTCCTAGCGGTATCTAAGAAAGTTAAAACGTCATTTGGTCTTGGTGTTGCGGTTGTTGTTGTATTGACGATCGCGGTTCCAGTGAACAACCTACTTTACAACTTAGTGCTAAAAGAAAATGCCTTGGTTGCTGGTATTGACCTGAGCTTCTTGAACTTTATCACCTTCATCGGTGTTATTGCGGCTTTGGTTCAAATCCTGGAGATGGTTTTAGACCGCTTCTTCCCACCACTATACAACGCGCTAGGTATCTTCCTGCCTTTAATCACGGTTAACTGTGCGATCTTCGGTGGTGTTTCTTTCATGGTTCAACGTGACTACAACTTTGCTGAGTCTGTTGTTTACGGCTTTGGTTCTGGTATCGGTTGGATGCTAGCAATCGTTGCACTAGCGGGTATCCGTGAGAAGATGAAGTACTCTGATGTACCTCCTGGTCTACGTGGTCTTGGTATTACGTTCATCAGTGTTGGTCTTATGGCGTTAGGCTTTATGTCTTTCTCCGGTGTTCAACTGTAAATCGGGTAAACCGTAGCGATTAAGGAATAATCAATGAATACTATTATTCTTGGTGTAGTGATGTTTACTCTGATTGTACTGGCATTAGTACTAGTGATTTTGTTCGCTAAGTCTAAGCTGGTACCGACAGGTGACATTACGATCTCTGTGAACGATGACCCTTCACTGGCTATCGTGACACAACCAGGTGGTAAGCTATTGAGTGCATTGGCTGGCGCTGGTGTATTCGTATCTTCCGCTTGTGGTGGTGGTGGCTCTTGTGGTCAGTGCCGCGTTAAAGTGAAATCAGGTGGTGGTGACATTCTACCGACCGAGCTTGACCATATTACAAAGGGTGAAGCGCGTGAAGGTGAGCGTCTAGCATGTCAGGTTGCAATGAAAACTGACATGGATATCGAGCTCCCTGAAGAAATCTTTGGTGTTAAAAAGTGGGAATGTTCGGTTATCTCAAATGATAACAAGGCGACATTCATTAAAGAGCTTAAACTTCAGATTCCTGATGGTGAATCAGTGCCTTTCCGCGCTGGTGGTTACATTCAGATTGAAGCACCAGCTCACCATGTGAAATACGCTGACTTCGATGTTCCTGAAGAATACCGTGAAGACTGGGATAAGTTTAACTTGTTCCGTTACGAATCTAAGGTGAACGAAGAGACAATCCGTGCATACTCAATGGCTAACTACCCAGAAGAGCACGGCATTATCATGCTGAACGTACGTATTGCGACTCCGCCGCCAAATAACCCAGATGTACCACCAGGCATCATGTCATCATTTATTTGGTCTCTAAAAGAGGGCGATAAGTGTACAATTTCTGGTCCGTTCGGTGAGTTCTTCGCGAAAGATACGGATGCTGAAATGGTCTTCGTTGGTGGTGGTGCGGGTATGGCGCCAATGCGCTCGCATATCTTCGACCAGCTTAAGCGTTTGAAGTCTAAGCGTAAGATGTCTTTCTGGTACGGTGCTCGTTCTAGGCGTGAGATGTTCTACGTAGAAGATTTTGATGGCCTACAGGCTGAAAATGATAACTTCGTATGGCACTGTGCTCTGTCTGACCCAATGCCAGAAGATAACTGGGATGGTTATACCGGCTTCATCCACAACGTGCTTTACGATAACTACCTACGTGATCACGAAGCGCCGGAAGACTGTGAATACTACATGTGTGGTCCACCAATGATGAACGCAGCTGTTATCGGCATGCTGAAAGATCTAGGTGTAGAAGAAGAGAACATTCTTCTTGATGACTTTGGTGGCTAATTTCACCAAGCACATGGGTTGGTGAAATTATTTGCTAACACGTTGATATTAATGGCTGACTCTTAGAGTCAGCCATTGTTTTTCTTAGGATAAAAGTCCTTACATTAATTAGTGTTTATAGCCGAGACTAACCAAGCATCCGCTATAAATATTTGGAAAATAGGAGTAAGCAAGTGAGAGTATTACTTGTTGCATTCGCGTCATTACTTGCCTTAGTTGGATGTGAACAGTCACGTCAGCAGGTGCATTTGAGTGGCCCTACGATGGGAACGAGCTATAACATTAAATACATTAGCCAAGATGGTTTGCCTTCATCTGATGTGGTTCAGGCCGAGGTTGATCGCTTACTCGAAGAGGTCAATGATCAAATGTCGACCTACCGCCCTGACTCTGAGTTGAGCCTGTTTAATCAATCGACCGACCTTGAACCTTTTGAGGTGTCACCACAAACTGCATTGGTGGTGAAAGAAGCGATTCGCCTGAACGGTCTTACTCAAGGTGCACTCGATGTCACCGTTGGGCCTTTGGTTAATCTCTGGGGGTTTGGTCCTGAAGCCCGTAGAGATAAAGTCCCAAGTGAAGAAAAACTGGCTGCCCGCAAAGCAATGACGGGCATAGAGCACCTGTCGACAGAAGGTAACTTTATTCGCAAAGACATTCCTGATCTTTACGTTGACCTATCGACCATAGCAAAAGGCTGGGGTGTCGATGTGCTCGCTGAGTATCTTAATGAGTTGGGGGTTGCAGATTACATGGTGGAAGTTGGCGGTGAAATGCGCCTCAAAGGCCTTAACCGTGAGAGTATTCCATGGCGAATTGCAATTGAAAAACCCACTGCAGAAGAGCGTTCGATTCAAGAAATTATTGAGCCTGGTGACATGGCGGTGGCAACATCGGGAGATTACCGTAACTACTTTGAACGTAATGGCGTAAGGTATTCACACATTATCGACCCGCAAACGGGTATGCCCATCAACAATCGCGTAGTATCCGTGACGGTTATCCACCCATCTTCAATGACAGCAGACGGTCTAGCGACTGGCTTGATGGTGATGGGAGAAGAAGCGGGTATGGCAGTTGCTGAGCTGGAAAATATTCCGGCAATGATGATAATTAAGACAGACGAAGGGTTTGTAGAGCGAGTGTCCAGCGCTTACAAGTCTTATCAAAACTAGAGGTAACCATGAGTACATTTCTAATTACATTCGGTGTTTTTTTGGCTGTGATAGCTGCAATGGCAGTGGGTTACATTTTTCAAAAGAAAGTCGTGAAAGGCAGCTGTGGCGGCTTGGGTGCGGTTGGCATCGATAAGGTTTGTAACTGTCCAGAGCCATGTGATGCACGTAAAAAACGTGAGGCACGCGAAGCAGCTCGCGCTGAAAAGCTAGCCGCTTGGGATAAAGACCGTATTGCTTAATCTCGTTTTATGAGCGTTAGATAGTGAAAGGCAGTGCCATTTTGGTCCTGCCTTTCTTGTTTACGAGCCCAAAAACTACCAACATTCAGCGGGTGCTGCTTGGCCTGCTTGGTTCAGGGTTAATGATAAATACTGAACGTCCTGACAGCGATCGTTAACCTGACCTGAGTCGCTTTGCGCGGTGGCGGTCACCGTGTATTGACTACCAGAAATGGACACGTCGATTTCATAGCGCCTTGCATCTGTGTCGCAAACTAGACAGGTGCTTCCTGAGACGATACCCGTTTGGCTGTATTGCCCATTGTGATAACCCTGCTCAAGTAGCAGCTGTATTTTAAGCATGTCAGCTTTCACTGTCTGGCGATGCGCCTGTCTAACATGGTGTGTGAATGTCGGGTAAGCGATACTCGCGAGTACACCGATTAACACAACGACGATCATTATTTCGATCAGTGTCATACCTATTTCTTTTCTTCTGCATCCGTTGCAGTTTTCTCTTTGAATCATGTCCATACGCTTTTCAATTTCACTCACAGTAGTCTCTACAACTGATAATGTTCGCTCAATAGTTGTTCACTGATATTCAGTGTTTTCAGGAGATTTTACGAGTTGAATCGCGGCTTTACCCTGTTGGAGCTACTGATCGTTATTGTGGTATTAGCCATTATGTTGAGCTGGTCGGTTCCAAGCTATCAATCGCTAACTGAGAGTAGCAAGATGAAGAGATTAGCTTCGGAGCTAAATGGTTTGATGTTGTTGGGTAAATCTCAAGCAGTATTGCAACGGAGGCGTTTATGGGCGCATGTCCATATGACAGGAAGCACATCCGATGATGGTCAATGGCGCATAGCGTTGACTGACGATAGTGCGCCAGGTGAGGGCAAAGTGATTCAGCAAATTGATGGCGTCGCGTTTCGAGACATCGCGGTGGAGGTAAGCTATTCCTCAAATCAGATTAGCTTTGACGATGTACATGGTCGCCCTTCATCTGGAAACATTGCCTTTTATCCAGTCGGTAAGCCTACTCACAAACTCAAACTTATCTCCCACACGCAGTCGGCGCGAATAAGAGTGTGCAGTAGCAATAGCCGAGGCCCACATTATGGTTTCGCATCGTGTTAATAGAGAGCAAGGTGAACACATTTCGTCGTCATCAGGGGGCTGGCCTTATTGAGTTCATGGTCGCGTCGCTGATCGGGATTATCGCTTTAATGATCATTGGTTCGTTGTATATCAATGCAATGAAAGTGGCCACTGAACGCTATAAACAGCTGACGTTGGTTCAAAATACTCTAAGTGTGATTCAGATGTTGAGTAATGACATTCAGCGAGCTGGATTTGATGGCAACAATGGTTACTCGCTGAGACTATCGGGAGCCGCAGAGACTCTTTACACGCGCAATAGTACAGACAGCGGTTTGGTGGCTTATGCCTACTATATTGGGGTATCGGGTGCGAGCCCACTCTACAAAAACGTGGTGTATGAGCAACGAAGTGGTGCTTCAAGCTCTCTGCTGATATGTGAAAAGAAACAGACTACGCTCATGGATATCAATCAAGTAGTGAACTTAACCGGGTCAGGGCTTTGCTACAACCTGTTTGACCCTAAGGTGATAAAAGTGAGCGACTTTGATGTCTCCAGTGAAAAAATCGAGGGCTTAAAGGCGAGAAGTGCGCTAGTGAATATAGCTCTAGAAACCTACCTGACAGAACAACCAAGTTTGAATACCCAGCAGGCGTTCACGATAAAACAGAGGAACTGGCAATGAGGAAAAAGCAGTCAGGCGCGGCGGTACTGTTTGTTGTCACAGCATTGCTGTTGGCGGTGCTGATTATGCTGTTGGGTAGCTATAAATCGTTGTATTTTCGCATCAAGCGAGCCAATAACCACATTGAGTCAAGGCAAGAACACTGGTTAGCGGAGGGAGCGCTCGAGTGTACGTTCGCTAAAGTTCAACAAGAGCGAGACGTTCCCTCAACACTAAATGATTGCAGAACAGCATCGGACTTAGACTCATTGACCATTTCATCAGGTGCATCAAGTATTATCACGGCGACAAAGGGATATCGAACATTACGCAAAACAATAAAACTACCTAGCTTTGGGGAACCCGGGGCGATTAAATCTACCTCAGATCTTATCATCAATGGTTCTTATACGAGTTCGCCTGATCCAGGTAGGAGCTTAGGAAACAACGAGTGGGAATGTACATCCGTTGTTTATGAGAGCAGCTTTTACGCTAACAATGTGAACACCTACCACCCTTATCAACTATCACACAAACCATATGCTGAGTTTCCAGATAGCTCAGTAGGCAGTGAGCAGAACTGCGCTTCGTCTCACTACAGCTGGGATAGCAATGTAGCATCGTCAAAGAGTGATTACAGACAGTCCTCAACGATGGAGCCGTTCGAGGATATTTTTGATGTATCGAGGGGAGATTGGTTTGATGTGATGTCAAACAGTGAAACCTTCAGTTATGTACCAAACTCACTGAATGGTCAGTCATGGGAGTCATATGCCGACCTTCCCACACCCGTATTTAATTCTCAGTGTGGTAGAGATATTGTGTCGAATATTGAAAGGGGAAGTGACCTAATCTGGGTTTATGGCGGGTGTGAAATCACTACGACTGACTTTCAGGCCATTGAAGGAGCGATAGACAGTTACTTGTCTGGTAGTGGCATCATTCTCGTCGTTCAAGACGGTATTTTGTCGACAAAAGGAACACAAAACTTCACTGGCCTTCTTTATCATTTTATCTCACCTGAATTTGCAGACCCCTCAACAAGTTTTGCACCAGACTTTTTGGACTGTAGCAATAGCGAAAATAATGCTGATTTAGAAGGGGTTATCGACACAGTGTCCTCTTTTGTTTCGATCAATAAAGAGAGAGTGAGTTATTTTCAACATGGCTCTTTCAATCCCTTGGGAGGCTTTGTTATGGATGCTCCGGGAACATTTGCTCTGTTTAATACTTCTTTATCTTTTAAGTACAACCGGGATGTCATTAAAGAACCGAAGAAAAAGCTTAAGCGCATTCATTGGCAACGGGGCTCTTGGAATGATCTTTAAGCAAGCAGGCTTTAGCCTAATTGAAGTACTTGTCGCCTTCCTACTCATTGGTATTGCAGCGATAAGTCTCATTAAGCTGCAAGTTCATATGGAGCAGCAATCAGAGCATGCAGTGAAGCGCTTACGAGCCCTGCGCTTAGCAGAAAATCAGTTAGAATGGTTTAGAACTCGTGGAGCATCGAGCTCGCTTTCGACGGTTTCAACAGCGAATTTTGCTGATATAGAAACTGGCGCGCTCTCTTCTGGTGACTATACCCTTGAGTGGACAGTGCCTGGTGCAACAATGTCCGGGTCATTAAAAACCATCACGATAACGGCGAGTTGGCAAGACCGTTTGGGTGAAGCGCAATCGGTTCAACTTAGGACGATGATTTCACGTTACAGTGAGTTTGGTGAAAACTAGCCCTCATTATTATTTGTCTCAGTGGTAGAGAAATTGTTTTGTGATTGCGGGTATGTTTGTTTATTTCCTGTTACACGTGCTTTGTGTTTTTGCAAAATATCTCACTAATATTACATTTTGTCGCAGTTATTTGTGCTTTCTTTATTCTAATTGACTACAATAGTCGCCGAAAATAGACTCGAGTCGAAGTCGATTAAAGCAACACAAACACATGTGGACAAATCATGAGTAACCAAGCAATTAATAAAGCACCTGAGCCGAAGCCGAGCGGCATGGATCGCTTTTTAAACTTCATTGAGCGCGCAGGTAACAAAATTCCTGATCCAGCAATCCTGTTCTTCTGGGCTCTCGTTATTGTATGGGTAGCATCAGCTGCACTTTCAAACGTCTCTTTTGATCTGATCAACCCGCGTACTGGCGACGCGCTTGAAGTGACTAACCTGCTAACGGGTGAAGCACTTGCGAGCTTCCTTGCAAACATGGTAACAACCTTCACGGGCTTTGCACCTCTGGGTATCGTTCTTGTTGCGATGTTGGGTGTTGGTGTTGCTGATTCTTCAGGCTTCATCACAACTGGCCTTAAGAAGATGCTGAACTTCACGCCAGCGAAACTTCTAACGCCAATGCTAATTCTTGTTGCTATCGTATCGCACACTGCTGCGGACGCTGGTTACGTTCTTGTTATCCCTCTAGGTGGTATCATCTTCCACGCAGCAGGTCGTCACCCTCTAGCGGGTATCGCGGCAGCATTTGCTGGTGTATCGGGTGGCTTTGCAGCGAACTTCGTACCATCGGGTATTGACCCTCTACTAGCAGGCTTCACGCAAACTGCGGCTAACGTACTTGACCCAGAGTACATTGTTAACCCACTAGCGAACATCTTCTTCACTGGCCTATCTTCTATTCTGATCGTGTGTATCGGTTGGGTTGTGACTGAAAAAGTGATTGAACCACGCCTTGCTAACACTGAAATTGATGAAGATGCTGAAGAAGCACCTGATCTAGGTACGTTTACAGAGACAGAATCAAAAGCTTTCCGCGCTGCGGGTTGGGCAATGGTGGCAGGTATTGCGCTACTTATCGCTGCTATCATGCCAGAGTCTTCTGCACTGCGCTCTCCTGAAGGTGAAATCACGGCATTCTCTGCGCCACTAATGCAGTCAATCGTACCGCTAATCTTTATCCTGTTTATCATTCCAGGTTATGTATACGGTCGCGTATCTGGCACATTTAAGAACAGCAACGATGTGATTAAAGCGATGGGCGACACTATGTCGACAATGGGCGCTTACATTGTTATGTCTTTCTTCTGTGCACAGTTCCTTGCAGCTTTCGCACAGTCAAACATCGGTACTATGCTAGCGCTTTACGGTGCTGAAGGTCTTAAAGCGATGAACCTTGCTGGTGAAGCAACGATCGTTGGTATGATTCTTCTGACAGCATTCGTTAACCTTCTAGTAGGTTCTGCATCTGCGAAGTGGGCACTGATTGGCCCAATCCTAGTTCCAATGCTAATGGCCGTGGGTATCTCTCCAGAGCTATCTCAGGCAGCTTACCGTGTAGGTGATTCTGTATCGAACATCATCTCACCGCTAATGGTATTCTTCCCACTTGTTGTGGTTTACTGTCAGCGTTACGTTAAGTCGACCGGTATCGGTACTCTAGCTTCTCTAATGATGCCGTACTCTATCGCGATGCTAATTGGTTGGACTATCTTCCTACTCGCATACTGGGCTCTAGGAATTCCACTAGGTATTCAAGCGCCATACACTTACACAATGTAATTACTTGTTGTAAAGAATCGTTAAAGCCCGTCCTAGTGACGGGCTTTGTTGTTTGTCGCTTCTAATCTTCTTCAGAACTTGGGAATAGGTGAGCTGCGTGGAAGGCGAGATGATCGTCAATAAAGCTCTGGATAAAGTAGTAGCTATGGTCATAACCCGCCTGCATGCGAAGCTCAATAACATGACCAGTCTGTTCAGCTGCAGCAATTAGTTTTTCTGGCTGCAACTGCTCTTCTGAGAAGTGATCGCTACCACCTTGGTCAATCAGAATCGGCTGTATCGCACTCTGTTTTTTGAGCAGCTCTACACTGTCATAGTCGGCCCAAGTCGCGCGATCACTACCTAAATAGTGACTAAAGGCTTTTTGTCCCCATGGACATGTCATTGGGTTTACGATTGGGCTGAAGGCTGAAATTGAGCAAAACAGTTCTGGGTGTTTAAGGCCAATGGTTAAAGCGCCATGTCCCCCCATACTATGACCTGAAATCGCGCGTTTTGTTGTGACTGGAAAGTGCGCTTCAATCAACTTTGGAAGCTCATCGACCACATAGCTGTACATTTGGTAGTGCTGATCCCAAGGCTTTTGTGTCGCATTTAGGTAGAAGCCAGCACCGAGACCAAAGTCATAGGCTTGTTCTGGATCATCAGGAACGTCATCACCACGCGGGCTGGTGTCTGGTGTAACGATGGCGATACCAAGCTCCGCCGCTTTGCGAAAAGCTCCCGCTTTTTGCATGAAGTTTTCATCGGTGCAAGTCAGTCCTGAAAGCCAATACATCACAGGAACAGGGCTCTCTTTTGTCGCATTGGGCGGAAGAAAAATAGCAAAACGCATATCGCAATTCAGGTCACTTGAAGAGTGGGTATACTGTTTATGCCATCCGCCAAACACTTTTGCTTGGCTTATATTGGTTAGGTTCATAAAGTGAATGTCCTAAAAAGAGGCTAGAGCGGTGTGCGCTAGCCTCTTGAAACTGAATAATTAGTAGTGGATTACGGAGCGGATACTCTCGCCTTTGTGCATAAGTTTAAATGCTTCATTGATTTCATCGAGTGGCATGGTGTGAGTGATGAACTCCTGCAGACCAAATTCTCCTGCCATATAGCGATTAACGATCTCTGGTAGCTCACTGCGGCCTTTTACACCGCCAAATGCACTACCACGCCATACACGACCAGTCACAAGTTGGAAAGGTCGCGTGGAGATCTCTTGACCAGCACCCGCAACACCGATAATCACCGACTCGCCCCAGCCTTTGTGGCAGCACTCAAGCGCTTGACGCATCACATTAACGTTACCGATGCACTCAAATGAGTAGTCTACGCCACCATCGGTCATTTCAATGATCACATCTTGGATCGGCTTATCAAATTTCTGAGGGTTGATGACATCCGTTGCGCCCAGTTGCTGTGCTAACTCGAACTTATTCTCATTAATATCAACGCCGATAATACGGCTCGCACCCGCCATACGTGCGCCAATGATCGCTGACAGTCCGATACCACCAAGACCAAAGATAGCCACGGTATCGCCTTTCTCAACTTTGGCGGTAT comes from the Vibrio astriarenae genome and includes:
- the nqrE gene encoding NADH:ubiquinone reductase (Na(+)-transporting) subunit E — its product is MEHYISLLVKSIFIENLALSFFLGMCTFLAVSKKVKTSFGLGVAVVVVLTIAVPVNNLLYNLVLKENALVAGIDLSFLNFITFIGVIAALVQILEMVLDRFFPPLYNALGIFLPLITVNCAIFGGVSFMVQRDYNFAESVVYGFGSGIGWMLAIVALAGIREKMKYSDVPPGLRGLGITFISVGLMALGFMSFSGVQL
- a CDS encoding Na(+)-translocating NADH-quinone reductase subunit A, with the translated sequence MITIKKGLDLPIAGAPSQVISDGKAINKVALLGEEYVGMRPTMHVRVGDEVKKGQILFEDKKNPGVKFTSPASGKVIEVNRGAKRVLQSVVIEVAGEEQVTFDKFEAGQLAGLDRVAIETQLVESGLWTALRTRPFSKVPALGSTTQAIFVTAMDTNPLAAEPELIINEQPEAFVAGLDILSALTDGKVYVCKKGTSLPRSAQSNVEEHVFSGPHPAGLVGTHMHFLYPVNVANVAWNIGYQDVIAFGKLFLTGELYTDRVISVAGPVVNNPRLVRTTLGASLENVTDNELMPGEVRVISGSVLTGTHATGPHAYLGRYHNQISVLREGRDKELFGWAMPGKNKFSVTRSFLGHLFKGQLFNMTTTTNGSDRAMVPIGNYERVMPLDMEPTLLLRDLCAGDNDSAQALGALELDEEDLALCTFVCPGKYEYGQLLRECLDTIEKEG
- a CDS encoding NADH:ubiquinone reductase (Na(+)-transporting) subunit D, which translates into the protein MSATKDMKQNLVSPIVDNNPIALQVLGVCSALAVTTKLETAFVMTLAVIFVTALSNFSVSLIRNHIPNSVRIIVQMAIIASLVIVVDQVLKAYLYDISKQLSVFVGLIITNCIVMGRAEAYAMKSAPLPSLIDGIGNGLGYGFVLITVGFFRELFGSGKLFGMEVLPLVSNGGWYQPNGMMLLAPSAFFLIGFMIWAIRTFRPEQVEAKE
- a CDS encoding NADH:ubiquinone reductase (Na(+)-transporting) subunit B, with amino-acid sequence MALKKFLEDIEHHFEPGGKHEKWFALYEAAATLFYTPGLVTKKSSHVRDSVDLKRIMIMVWFAVFPAMFWGMYNAGGQAIAALNHLYVGEQLNEVIAGNWHYWLTEMLGGTLTAEAGWASKMLLGATYFLPIYATVFIVGGFWEVLFCMVRKHEVNEGFFVTSILFALIVPPTLPLWQAALGITFGVVVAKEIFGGTGRNFLNPALAGRAFLFFAYPGQISGDVVWTAADGFSGATALSQWAQGGNGELMNTVTGAPITWMDAFIGNIPGSIGEVSTLALIIGAAMIVYMRIASWRIIAGVMIGMIAVSTLFNVIGSDTNPMFSMPWHWHLVLGGFAFGMFFMATDPVSASFTNSGKWWYGILIGAMCVMIRVVNPAYPEGMMLAILFANLFAPLFDHVVIEKNIKRRLARYGK
- a CDS encoding Na(+)-translocating NADH-quinone reductase subunit C: MASNNDSIKKTLGVVVGLSLVCSIIVSAAAVGLRSKQQANAVLDKQSKIVEVAGISAEGSVPELFAEYIEPRLVNFDTGEYVEGDAQAYDQRKAAKDPETSIRLSSDQDDAKILRRANTGVVYLVKSEDGFSKVILPVHGNGLWSMMYAFVAVESDGNTVSGITYYEQGETPGLGGEVENPAWRAQFVGKKLFDENHKPAIQVVKGGAPAGSEHGVDGLSGATLTGNGVQGTFDFWLGDLGFGPFLTSVRDGGLN
- the nqrF gene encoding NADH:ubiquinone reductase (Na(+)-transporting) subunit F, with amino-acid sequence MNTIILGVVMFTLIVLALVLVILFAKSKLVPTGDITISVNDDPSLAIVTQPGGKLLSALAGAGVFVSSACGGGGSCGQCRVKVKSGGGDILPTELDHITKGEAREGERLACQVAMKTDMDIELPEEIFGVKKWECSVISNDNKATFIKELKLQIPDGESVPFRAGGYIQIEAPAHHVKYADFDVPEEYREDWDKFNLFRYESKVNEETIRAYSMANYPEEHGIIMLNVRIATPPPNNPDVPPGIMSSFIWSLKEGDKCTISGPFGEFFAKDTDAEMVFVGGGAGMAPMRSHIFDQLKRLKSKRKMSFWYGARSRREMFYVEDFDGLQAENDNFVWHCALSDPMPEDNWDGYTGFIHNVLYDNYLRDHEAPEDCEYYMCGPPMMNAAVIGMLKDLGVEEENILLDDFGG